Part of the Loxodonta africana isolate mLoxAfr1 chromosome 15, mLoxAfr1.hap2, whole genome shotgun sequence genome is shown below.
CTTAAGCATGTTGGGCAGTAAAGGCAGTAGGCTTAACGATATCAGACCAGGTGGATCAGACATGGACTCTGTCCTTGAAGGAGCTCAGACTATAGTTGGGGTGGGAGGATTTGGGGTGAAGATGAGgaggatgggcagagaacatgagAGGTAATGGAGGAGGCTGGAAGATTAGTTTGGGTCAGATATAGGAGGGCTTTAACTGAAGgtgtaaggagtcctggtaagcacttggctgctaaccaaaacggtggtttgaacccaccaagacctagcgatctgttcctggaaagaatacagcctagaaaaccctatggggcagttctactctgtcacatgaggtcactacgaATCAAAagagactccatggcacctaacaacaactgaaaaGGTgggaaatatgtattttttataggAAGGTGGAACTGAGGTCAGTACTTACACATCATGAATGGTGTTTTATGTGCTGTGCAGTGTGGAATGGAAGGGGGAGAGAATGGAGGCAGAAGGGCCACAGGAAGTAATTTGGAATAGGACAAGCTTGTCTCAAACAGGGCCTAGGGTGAAGGGAGAGGAAACAGCAGATGTTTGTGAAACTCTCATCAAGATTCTTAATCTTCTCTGCCTCTCCAGTGTGAGACTCAGGGCTTGAGTGAGCCTGTTACTGATGTGTGTGAAGGCCTGGGAACGAATGTGCTCTCCAAGGGGTGTGTGGAAATAGGAAAGGAGATAGGTGAGAACTAAGTCTGGGAAAACACCCTCATTTTGAGCATCAggggaaaaagaagagcaagtcAGGAAAATGGGCTGTCACTTCCTGATTCTATTTGGGCCTTGGGTTTGGACTGATTTTCCAGTGGTTTGATTTTAATTCTTTCCACCTCTTGTCTAAAATTCTCCTCCCTCAGACACACTAGGGGAAGCTCCAGTAAAGGGGCAGTTTCACTGGGGAGAACCAGGAGGGATTCCTCAGTTGGGAGTGCTGGAATCAGCCCGGGCTTTGGTACCAGCACTACTACTAAGTCAGTTGTTTGGTGAGTGTGAGGACCAGACGATAGTTCTGGGTGGAATGCTGCTGAGGGGGAGAAATGGGTGGTCAAACACCAGCCACTCACAGCCTGTCTACCATTCCTTCTTCATTCAGGTTGTGCGCTTTGGGGCCAGATGCTTGTAATCTGGGCCTTTATGCTCTTCCTGACCCTGCTCTGCATGGGAAGTGAAGTGAAAGGAATGGTCACTTAAATAGTAAAACAATGAGGGTCAACGTCTCCATGAATCCACCACCTACCTATCACAGTGCCTGTTTCACCATCATTTGAGCCTCTTTTCTGTTGGTTTAAACATGGAgctcaggtggcacagtggttaaacattcacctgctaactgaaagattagcagtttgaactcacctgcagctctgcaggagaaaagacctggcaatctgctcctgtaaagattacaacctagaaaactcattgaagcatttctactctgtcatctagggttgctatgaatcagtgGACTCCACAGCGCCCAACAATATTGATTTAAACACTGCCCTCTGCAGGTTAGTCTTTTAAAATAACTCTCctcaaaaccagaccaaacccaatccactgccattaagttgactccaactcatagcgactctataggacagagtagaactaaccccaTAGTTTCTATTttcgattgaattgtgtctcccaaaaatgtgtgtcagcttggcttaggccatgagtcccagtattttTGTGGTTGTccacattttgtgatctgatgtgattatcctaaaaaaaatacctctatgatgttaataaggcagaaatAGAGGCAATTATActaaggaggcaggactcaatctacaagattagttgtatcctgagccaatctcttttgaaatataaaagagagaattgcgCATTACTACAAagtaagaagagccaggagcggagcacatcctttggaccaggggtgcctgcactgagaagctcctagaccaggggaagattgatgaacaAGAATCtgcccccagagccaagagagagagaaaaccttcccctggagctagtgccctgagttcggacttctagcctcctaaactgagagaataaatttctgtttgttatagccacccacttgtggtacttctgttatagcagcattagataactaagtttccaaggctgtaaatccacagaagcagattgccacatctttctcccatggagtggctgatgggctcaaatctctgaccttttggaTCGCATCTGAGTGCtttagtcactgtgccaccagggctgccaaccaaaacccactgctgtggagtcgattctgactcatagcgaccctataggactgagtagaactgtcccatagagtttccaagacttaaatcttcagggaagcaaagtgtcacatctttctcctacagagcagactggtgggttcaaactgctgaccttttgattagcacttatccactgcaccaccagggctcctataactcTCCTAGAAAAGGTAATATTGAATCCTTTACCACAAATTAGTTTATGAAATACCAAATACTCAACCAAGTGAATGCACTTAGCACCTAGGGAGAGAAATGGGAGAGGGAAGGGGTAGAATCCTCTGACTTAATCATTTCACCCTTGGCAAACTTAAACTGCAGCCCCAgcgtagtgcaaatggttaacatgcttggctcctAAGCCaaacgttggaggtttgagtccacccagaggcacctcgaagaaaggcctggcgacctacttcccaaaaatcagccattgaaaaccctgcggagcaccgttctacttggacgcacatggggtcgccatgagttgcagttgactcaatggcaactggtttggtttttgttttttaaactgagCTGCAAGGGTGGAGGGCAAGCAAATCTGAGAGTGAAGGGATGAAGAAGCCAGGGGATCAGAAACTGGGTTGATCTGGCATCACAGGGCTGTAGGCTCTCCTCATTCAAGGACAGATCGGCTCAGAATAGAAAAGAAGGAAGCCCCCAGAAACAGGCCCTGTCCCATCCTTAGCAGAAGGAAGAGATGAGATGCATGGCAGTCTTTTTATGCGGCAAAGTCTGCCTGAGGCATCCAGAATGTAAAAGCTTTGGGGTAAGGAAGGGACAAGTCTCACCCACTCCCATCTTCCCCATCACAGGATCATGCTTTCTCTCCATCCTCTTTAGCTCCACCCCCCAAAGTCATCAAGGGGTCACCTAGGAGAGCTTGGGAAAAGGGGCCCTGGCATGTGCATGGCTGGGCTGCTGCCTCCTGGACAAGAACCTTTGTGGGAAGAGCAACCAAGGTGACTGAGAATCTCGGGAAAGCACCTGCTCCTCTGGGCTTGGCTCTGCCCATCAATCAGACTCAGGTGTGGTCTAGCTGAGTCCTAAGCCCCTTATAGCCCTGACAGCACGTGATAGTCTGACAGATGCATATGCATCGCTTTTCAGTGTCAGACTGAACACTCTGGGTGCTCACGGACAGCACTGAGATACTGCAGTCTTCTGCCGCTGCTCTCACTACTGCCTGGGGCTCCCTGTATTTGCCAAACCTGTTTCTCACCTCCTGGTAGGAAGCCTTGCCAAACTGCTATTGAGCTCAGGTGCCTCCACTCAGGGGTAGGAAAAGGAGCATtggctttggagccagacagaTCTGTTTGACCCTTTCTGTTCCTGGGTGTTTACTCAGCAAGTTACCTACCTAATCACTACATTGCTTCCTCGTCTTTGAAATGGGAGTTTATGCAGAGCTTCGAACCGGTTTGTTCTgtttcaaacccctgctgagaatttgcatttccatacgAGATATActgaatctacagtttaacaagatcctcaggtgactcttatgtataataaattttgagaaccactgctctactagcagttctcagaattggtccctaaccagtagTATTAGCATAacatgggaacttgttagaaatgcaaattctcagcaggggttcaaatcgGAACTAATGGGTTGGAAGCCTTGGGTATATACCTGCTTCACTCCAGGTTGTAAGGACtgctgtgtgccatggagttgattctcactcatagcaatgctatgtaacacgggagaactgccccatagggtttcctgggcagaaatcttcatggaagcagattgccaggtcttttctcccacagaacggaTGGCgcgttcaagctgctgacctttccattagcagtccggtgcttaacaattgtgccatcagagctcctttgtAGGATTAAGAAGGATAATACATGCGCAATGTTTGATATCTAAGCCTTTCAACCTATTTCCAGAAAATCTCTACTCCTTAGGTCAGCTGTGATtaaattacaggtagtcccccgATTTACATATTGGAGTTACAATGAACAGCACTTACTACCgtcctttttttggggggggtacattttataatatgtactacatacagtgctaaaatatgtaagtttatatgtgatgtTTCTAACCCCCAAAGGCAAATAAAGATAGGCTTTATAAAGATaccgataataaaaggcaataataatgaaagttaaaaaaaaaaaagtattcaacttACGTCAAAACCGACTTACGACGGAGTCGTCAGAACGGAACCCCCtcgtaaatcagggactacctgtaattcATTAATACAtacttattgaatgcttactatgtgccacagTGCCTGGCAGGTGTGCCTGACAGTAGGTGTATGTCTGATCTATGTTCTCCCCCTCAATTCAGGGCCTGGACTCAGTGAGTATGGGGAGTTCCCTTCCCGCCCCCCGCCCGGTATGATTCTCCTGGGGGGAGAGGTTGGGGGCAACGGTCAGGAGCTTGCACAGCAGATTCAGTAAGCTTTTAGCACAACAATTTTAATTGCAAAAATAAACAGTTTTGTCAACTGCTTGAGAGTAGCATCTGCTTTacaaaaattaacaacaacaaaaaggaaataaccCCAAAGCAAAACATTACAACCAATGGCTGCTGGGAGCGACATTCCTTTACAAAGTCCCGCGCGAGACCGGCTCGGCGCTGCCCCAGCCTGTCTCTGGGGGCCATAGGGAAGGCGTGGGGCGTGCGCCAGATACAAAAGACTGTCTTGAGTCCCAAGGAAGTGCCTACTCAGTGGATGGCCTGAGAGGACTTTCGCCAAAGCGCGGCTGGCGGCTAAGGCCGCTCACAAACCGCGGGAGCTGTCCGCGGAGCTGGTGCTGAACGAGACATGTGTGGCAAGTGCTTCACGGAAACTGAAGGCGGGACCTGAGGCTCGCTCAGGGGCGCGCAGGGAAGAGGTGGGAAGGGGGGcggtggcggggggaggggggaagggagggacgtGGTCTTCTAGTGCGCGCCTGGCGGCGGCGCCCCAACCTACAAACTCATCTCGCTCACAGGGCGGCGAAGGAGAGGCCCAGCGAGTAAAAGCCGAGGCCCTTGAGCCGCTCCTCAGCGCGTGCCTTCTGCTTGAGGTGCACTTTGCTGTGCCGTTTCTTCTCGTCGCTGCGCGCGAAGCGGCGGCCGCACACGTCGCAGGCGAAGGGCTTCTCGCCGGTGTGGGTGCGCACGTGCGTGGTGAGGTGGTCGCTGCGGCTAAAGTTGCGGAGGCAGATGCGGCACTGGAAGGGCTTGTGGCCCGTATGGATGCGCAGGTGGCGGTTGAGCTCGTCGGAGCGCGCAAAACTGCGCACACAGCTCTCCACCGGGCAAGCAAAAGCTTTGGCATGCGGCCGCGGACAGAAGCAGCGAGCGCTACACTTGCCGCCCCGGCGCCCTTTGCGTCGCGCCTTGGCCGGGGTGAATGCGGAGGGCGGCGGCCCGGGAGGCACAGCCACGCCACTGCCTCCGGGGATGTCCGCCACCAGAGGTTTCGGGAAGTCCGCcgcggcgccgcggagacccaGCGGGGATAGCTGAGGCTGTGTACTGGCCAGAAACTCTCCGCCGTCCCCGCtacccccaccctccccaccagGTGCGGTCAGGAGCTCCGGGAGGCTCTCGGTCCCCTCCCCTAAGTCACCAGGAACCAGAGGGAAAACGTCGTAGGCCTCCGCGGGGTAGAGTCTGTTGGCCGGGCCGGCCGGCAGTTCTGCGGGGCAGCTGATGGACAGCAGGTCTTCAATCTTGGTTCCTATCGCGGGGAAACGGGCCTCGGGGGAGGCCTGATAGCCTCCCTGTAACCCGCAGCTCCCTGCGGCCCCGGTAGAGAGCAGCTCCCAGGGCGCATAGGGGCCCTTGAAGGCCGAGGCAGCGTCAAGCGCTGGAGAGGCCGGAGGCGCTCGGAGGCCCGGCTTGACGTCGGGCGGGGAGAGCTGCGGCTCAAACAGGCACTGCGAAGGAGCGCCTGCGGAGGGCGAAGCCTCCCAGAACGCCTCTGGGAGGGTGGCAGCGCCCAGATCCGGGGAGTAAAGATCCGGCAGACCCGGCAACAAAGCGTCGGAACCCGTGGGAAAAGGGGCGTCCAGCGCGGACCGGGATGTTGCCGCTTCGGGGCCGGGGAAGGGTGCGAGGCCTAGGATGCCTGACATGAGGTTGAAGAGTGCCTCTGGGTCGTGCGGGTGTTCAGGTACGGCCTGGATGAAAAAGCTACCGCTGTAGCTGAGGCTGGGAGGGGGCGTGGGCGTAGGCCCCTCCAGGAAGCAGGAGTCGGCTAAGTTTCCCCCGGCGCCGCAGCTGCTCAAAGCCCAGCTCAAGAAGTCGCCTGCTGAGGACAGAGCAGGAATCAACTTTGGGCACCTCAAAGGGCGCGCCTCCGAGTCCGCAGCCCCTGCCCACGAAGTCCTTGGTGCGCACGGACACAAAGTGCCTTCTGCACACTCCGATACGGCAAGGGCCCGGCATACGCTCCAAGACGCACGGACAAACATGCACACGCAAAACACACGTGCACAGGCAAAAGGACGCCCTGATGCGTGCACAAGTTCCTGCGGAGGCGCTGGTGGCCCTCTGGAAATGGGAATGGGGGTGCGCGCCCCAGTACCTCCGCGCCTCCGGCGGCCGCTACCCCCACAGCTCCTGTGTCCCAATCCCTGCCCGCTCTTAGGCACCGTGCGCCCCCGCGCTGAGCTGCCGACTGAGCATCCCCGGCCACGCTCCTTACCTCCGGGGTAGCCG
Proteins encoded:
- the EGR4 gene encoding early growth response protein 4, encoding MLHLSEFSGPDALLVKSTEGCCAEPSTEPRLPARDTPAVNGYPGAGDFLSWALSSCGAGGNLADSCFLEGPTPTPPPSLSYSGSFFIQAVPEHPHDPEALFNLMSGILGLAPFPGPEAATSRSALDAPFPTGSDALLPGLPDLYSPDLGAATLPEAFWEASPSAGAPSQCLFEPQLSPPDVKPGLRAPPASPALDAASAFKGPYAPWELLSTGAAGSCGLQGGYQASPEARFPAIGTKIEDLLSISCPAELPAGPANRLYPAEAYDVFPLVPGDLGEGTESLPELLTAPGGEGGGSGDGGEFLASTQPQLSPLGLRGAAADFPKPLVADIPGGSGVAVPPGPPPSAFTPAKARRKGRRGGKCSARCFCPRPHAKAFACPVESCVRSFARSDELNRHLRIHTGHKPFQCRICLRNFSRSDHLTTHVRTHTGEKPFACDVCGRRFARSDEKKRHSKVHLKQKARAEERLKGLGFYSLGLSFAAL